One stretch of Eggerthella lenta DSM 2243 DNA includes these proteins:
- a CDS encoding carboxymuconolactone decarboxylase family protein, which translates to MNVSPAFQAFAQEAPQHQQAWSEAVQALGAASALDDKTAALAYLAVMAAARLDSGLPFHVKMAKMHGATRDEVISAVLIGLPAVGNVVTASLPAVLEAYDEE; encoded by the coding sequence ATGAACGTCAGCCCCGCATTCCAGGCATTCGCCCAAGAGGCTCCGCAGCACCAGCAGGCATGGTCGGAGGCGGTGCAGGCGCTCGGCGCGGCCAGCGCGCTCGACGACAAGACCGCCGCTCTCGCCTACCTCGCCGTCATGGCGGCGGCCCGTCTCGACAGCGGCCTGCCGTTCCACGTGAAGATGGCGAAGATGCACGGTGCCACGCGCGACGAGGTGATCAGCGCGGTGCTCATCGGGCTGCCGGCCGTCGGCAACGTCGTGACCGCGTCGCTGCCCGCCGTGCTGGAAGCGTACGACGAGGAGTAG